The Mercurialis annua linkage group LG2, ddMerAnnu1.2, whole genome shotgun sequence genome contains a region encoding:
- the LOC126667397 gene encoding callose synthase 1-like isoform X1, with translation MSNRRGSDNPPPQRRIMRTQTAGNLGESMLDSEVVPSSLVEIAPILRVANQVESSNLRVAYLCRFYAFEKAHRLDPTSSGRGVRQFKTALLQRLERENELTMQGRSMSDAREMQKFYRDYYQKYIQALQHAADKADRAQLTKAYQTAAVLFEVLKAVNQTEAVPDEILEAHTKVEEKTKIYVPYNILPLDPDSQNQAIMRYPEIQAAVSALRNTRGLPWRKGYKKKVNEDILDWLQSMFGFQKDNVANQREHLILLLANVHIRQFPKTDQQPKLDDRALTDVMKKLFKNYKKWCKYLGRKSSLWLPTIQQEVQQRKLLYMGLYLLIWGEAANLRFMPECLCYIYHHMAFELYGMLAGSVSPMTGEHIKPAYGGEDEAFLRKVVKPIYDIIAEEAGRGKGGKSKHSQWRNYDDLNEYFWSVDCFRLGWPMRADADFFCPTIEEFQLDKDEEKRRVIVDRWIGKVNFVEIRSFWHIFRSFDRMWSFFILCLQAMIIIAWHGSGELSSIFEGDVFKKVLSIFITSAILNFFQASIDIILSWKARKTMPFYVKLRYILKVLSAAAWVIILPVTYAFSWKNPSGFGQTIKKWFGNSINSPSLFILAILIYLSPNMLSALLFLFPIVRRLLERSNYKIVMLMMWWSQPRLYVGRGMHESSTALFKYTMFWVLLIVSKLAFSYYAEIKPLVGPTKAIKNVRLHNYEWHEFFPQAKNNIGVVITLWAPIVLVYFMDTQIWYAIYSTIYGGIYGAFRRLGEIRTLGMLRSRFQSLPGAFNACLIPVENSEKAKRKGLKATFSRKFNEITSDKEKEEARFAQMWNKIITSFRDEDLINNREMDLMLVPYWTDDDLDLIQWPPFLLASKIPIALDMAKDSNGRDRELKKRLASDNYMHCAVRECYASFKSIIKFLVLGEREKLVMDDIFFRIDEYIQKDTLIGELNMSALPILYDQFVNLIEYLLENKKEDKDKVVILLLDMLEVVTRDIMDDEFPSLLESSHGGSYGKHEEMTLNRQYQFFGMLKYPVPETEAWKEKIRRLHLLLTVKESAMDVPSNLQARRRISFFSNSLFMDMPTAPKVRNMLSFTVLTPYYDEEVLYSINLLEKPNEDGVSILFYLQKIFPDEWTNFLERVGCSSEEELRASDELEEELRLWASYRGQTLTKTVRGMMYYRKALELQAFLDMATKQELMKGYKAAESSSEEQSKSERSLWAQCQAVADMKFAYVVSCQRYGIHKRSADPRAKDILRLMTIYPSLRVAYIDEVEETSKDKSKKTVEKVYYSALVKAGPPTKLIDSSQSVQNLDQVIYRIKLPGPAMLGEGKPENQNHAIIFTRGEGLQTIDMNQDNYMEEAFKMRNVLQEFLHKHDGVRFPTILGLREHIFTGSVSSLAWFMSNQETSFVTIGQRLLASPLKVRFHYGHPDVFDRLFHLTRGGVSKASKVVNLSEDIFAGFNSTLREGNVTHHEYIQVGKGRDVGLNQISMFEAKIANGNGEQTLSRDIYRLGHRFDFFRMLSCYFTTIGFYFSTLLTVLTVYVFLYGRLYLALSGLEKGLNTERAIRDNKSLQVALASQSIVQIGLLMALPMMMEIGLERGFRKALSDFILMQLQLAPVFFTFSLGTKTHYYGRTLLHGGAQYRGTGRGFVVFHAKFADNYRLYSRSHFVKGIELLILLVVYHILGQSYRGVVSYILITVSMWFMVGTWLFAPFLFNPSGFEWQKIVDDWTDWNKWINNRGGIGVPPEKSWESWWEKEQKHLRYSGKRGIIMEIFLALRFFIFQFGLVYHLSFIKTKSFLVYGVSWAVIILILLLMKAMSVGRRRLSANFQLLFRLIKGLIFITFLTIFITLIALPHMSFKDVVVCILAFMPTGWGLLLIAQACKPLIQRAGFWGSVRTLARGYEIIMGLLLFTPVAFLAWFPFVSEFQTRMLFNQAFSRGLQISRILGGQRKDRSSKNKE, from the exons ATGTCGAATAGAAGGGGTTCTGATAATCCCCCGCCGCAGAGGCGGATTATGCGGACTCAGACAGCTGGTAATCTCGGGGAGTCCATGTTGGACAGTGAGGTGGTGCCTTCTTCACTAGTTGAGATTGCTCCGATTCTCCGAGTTGCTAATCAAGTTGAGAGCTCCAATCTTAGAGTTGCTTATCTCT GTCGGTTTTATGCCTTTGAGAAAGCTCACAGATTAGATCCAACATCTAGTGGTCGTGGTGTTCGCCAATTCAAAACTGCTCTCTTACAGCGTCTCGAAAGG GAAAATGAACTTACAATGCAAGGGAGGTCAATGAGTGATGCTAGGGAGATGCAGAAATTTTATCGAGATTACTACCAAAAGTATATTCAAGCCTTGCAGCATGCAGCTGATAAAGCCGATCg TGCCCAACTTACAAAAGCATATCAAACTGCTGCTGTCCTATTTGAGGTTTTGAAAGCTGTCAACCAAACAGAAGCTGTGCCCGATGAG ATTCTGGAAGCTCACACGAAGGTTGAGGAGAAGACGAAGATATATGTACCTTACAATATCCTTCCTCTTGATCCCGACAGTCAGAATCAGGCTATTATGAGATATCCTGAG ATTCAAGCTGCAGTTTCTGCGCTCAGAAACACTCGTGGCTTACCGTGGCGAAAAGGCTACAAGAAAAAGGTTAATGAAGACATTCTAGATTGGCTTCAGTCTATGTTCGGTTTTCAG AAGGATAATGTGGCAAATCAAAGGGAACATTTGATTCTGTTGCTTGCAAATGTGCATATCCGACAATTTCCCAAGACTGATCAGCAACCAAAG TTGGACGACCGTGCTCTAACAGATGTTATGAAGAAACTGTTTAAGAATTACAAAAAATGGTGCAAATATTTGGGGCGCAAAAGCAGCCTTTG GTTGCCTACCATTCAACAGGAAGTGCAGCAAAGAAAATTACTTTACATGGGTCTTTATCTTCTTATTTGGGGAGAAGCAGCAAATTTGAGATTCATGCCAGAATGCCTTTGCTATATATATCATCAT ATGGCATTTGAATTGTATGGGATGTTGGCTGGGAGTGTCAGTCCAATGACCGGTGAGCACATAAAACCAGCATACGGAGGTGAAGATGAGGCTTTCTTAAGGAAAGTGGTTAAACCAATATATGATATAATAGCAGAG GAAGCCGGACGGGGTAAAGGAGGAAAGTCAAAACATTCGCAATGGAGAAACTATGATGATTTAAATGAGTACTTTTG GTCGGTTGATTGTTTTCGCTTAGGTTGGCCCATGCGTGCCGATGCTGATTTTTTCTGCCCAACGATAGAAGAGTTTCAGCTTGATAAAGATGAG GAGAAGAGGCGAGTTATTGTGGATCGATGGATTGGCAAAGTTAATTTTGTAGAAATACGATCATTTTGGCATATTTTCAGAAGTTTCGACAGAATGTGGAGCTTTTTCATCTTGTGTTTACAG GCAATGATCATCATTGCTTGGCATGGATCAGGGGAACTGAGTTCCATATTTGAAGGGGATGTGTTCAAGAAAGTTCTAAGCATTTTCATTACTTCTGCTATACTAAACTTTTTTCAAG CTTCGATCGACATAATTTTAAGCTGGAAGGCTAGGAAGACCATGCCATTTTATGTTAAACTAAGATATATCTTAAAGGTTTTATCAGCTGCAGCATGGGTCATAATTCTACCAGTAACTTATGCTTTTAGTTGGAAAAATCCTTCAGGTTTTGGACAAACTATCAAGAAATGGTTTGGAAATAGTATAAATTCCCCTTCTCTATTCATTTTGGCCATTCTCATTTACTTGTCACCAAATATGCTCTCTGCATTGTTATTTCTTTTCCCAATTGTTCGTCGGCTTCTTGAGCGATCAAACTACAAAATAGTGATGCTCATGATGTGGTGGTCTCAG CCTCGTCTTTATGTTGGAAGAGGAATGCACGAAAGCTCCACTGCACTTTTTAA GTACACCATGTTTTGGGTTCTCCTAATTGTGTCAAAATTGGCATTCAGTTATTATGCAGAG ATTAAGCCTCTCGTGGGTCCAACAAAAGCTATCAAGAACGTTCGTCTACACAACTATGAGTGGCATGAATTCTTTCCTCAAG CCAAGAACAATATTGGTGTTGTGATTACATTATGGGCTCCCATTGTCCTT GTCTATTTTATGGATACTCAGATTTGGTATGCTATTTATTCAACCATATATGGAGGTATATATGGTGCATTTCGCCGTCTTGGTGAG ATACGAACATTAGGAATGTTGAGGTCTCGATTCCAATCATTACCTGGGGCCTTTAATGCATGCTTGATTCCAGTGGAAAATAGCGAGAAGGCCAAGAGAAAAGGACTGAAAGCCACTTTTTCCCGGAAATTCAATGAG ATTACATCCGACAAAGAGAAAGAGGAAGCAAGATTTGCACAGATGTGGAATAAAATAATCACTAGCTTCAGGGACGAGGATTTGATAAATAACAG GGAAATGGACTTGATGCTTGTTCCATATTGGACTGATGATGATTTGGACCTCATTCAATGGCCTCCCTTTTTGCTAGCTAGCAAG ATCCCAATAGCACTGGATATGGCGAAAGACAGCAATGGAAGAGACCGTGAACTTAAAAAGAGGCTGGCTTCAGACAATTACATGCATTGTGCAGTTCGTGAATGTTATGCTTCATTCAAAAGCATCATTAAATTTCTGGTATTAGGAGAAAGGGAAAAATT AGTTATGGATGATATTTTCTTCCGAATTGATGAGTACATACAAAAGGACACCCTCATAGGGGAATTGAATATGAGTGCTCTCCCAATTCTCTACGATCAATTTGTGAATCTTATCGAATATCTG TTAGAAAATAAGAAAGAGGATAAGGATAAAGTAGTCATTCTGTTGCTCGACATGCTAGAGGTGGTGACGAGAGATATAATGGACGATGAGTTTCCAAG tttACTCGAGTCAAGTCATGGTGGATCTTATGGGAAACATGAGGAAATGACACTTAATCGGCAGTATCAGTTTTTCGGCATGCTAAAGTATCCAGTACCAGAGACCGAAGCTTGGAAAGAAAAA ATCAGAAGGCTTCATCTATTGCTCACTGTGAAAGAGTCGGCTATGGATGTTCCGTCCAACTTGCAAGCTAGGAGGAGAATTTCTTTTTTCTCCAATTCATTGTTCATGGACATGCCTACTGCACCCAAAGTTCGAAACATGCTTTCATTTAC TGTACTAACTCCTTACTACGATGAAGAGGTTTTGTACTCCATTAACCTCCTGGAGAAGCCAAATGAAGATGGTGTTTCTATCCTTTTTTACTTGCAAAAAATCTTTCCAG ATGAATGGACAAACTTCCTTGAGCGAGTTGGATGCAGTAGTGAGGAAGAACTCAGAGCATCTGATGAACTAGAAGAGGAACTTCGCTTATGGGCATCATACAGAGGCCAAACACTGACCAAAACCG TACGAGGTATGATGTATTACCGGAAAGCCTTAGAACTTCAGGCATTTCTTGATATGGCAACAAAACAAG AATTGATGAAGGGCTACAAAGCTGCTGAATCAAGTAGTGAAGAACAGTCAAAGAGTGAAAGGTCACTCTGGGCACAATGTCAGGCAGTCGCTGATATGAAATTCGCTTATGTTGTCTCATGTCAGCGATATGGAATTCATAAGCGATCAGCTGACCCACGTGCTAAAGACATTTTGAGACTTATGACAAT CTATCCATCCCTTCGCGTAGCATACATTGACGAGGTCGAAGAAACTAGTAAAGATAAATCTAAGAAGACAGTTGAGAAGGTTTATTATTCAGCTCTTGTCAAAGCAGGACCTCCAACCAAGCTGATTGATTCTTCTCAGTCAGTTCAAAATCTAGACCAG GTAATATATAGGATTAAGCTTCCAGGACCTGCAATGTTAGGTGAGGGAAAGCCGGAAAATCAAAATCATGCCATTATTTTTACACGGGGAGAGGGTTTGCAAACAATTGATATGAATCAG GATAACTATATGGAAGAAGCCTTCAAAATGCGGAACGTGCTCCAAGAATTTCTTCATAAGCATGATGGTGTCCGATTTCCAACGATACTTGGGTTGAGGGAGCATATATTCACTGGCAG TGTTTCGTCTCTTGCATGGTTTATGTCGAATCAAGAGACGAGTTTTGTTACGATTGGGCAGAGATTGTTGGCTAGTCCTTTGAA AGTGCGGTTCCACTATGGTCATCCAGATGTGTTTGATAGACTGTTTCATCTGACTAGAGGAGGAGTTAGCAAAGCTTCAAAAGTTGTCAATTTAAGCGAGGACATATTTGCAG GTTTTAATTCTACGTTGCGGGAAGGAAATGTTACTCATCATGAATACATTCAAGTTGGTAAAGGAAGGGATGTGGGTCTTAATCAGATTTCTATGTTTGAGGCAAAGATAGCTAATGGAAACGGTGAACAAACATTAAGTCGCGACATTTATAGGCTTGGgcatcgatttgattttttccGCATGCTTTCATGTTATTTCACTACTATTGGTTTCTACTTCAGTACCTTG TTAACCGTTCTCACAGTGTATGTATTTCTTTACGGGCGCCTGTATCTTGCTCTTAGTGGGCTTGAAAAAGGGCTGAATACAGAGCGAGCTATCAGAGACAACAAATCTCTTCAAGTAGCACTGGCTTCTCAATCTATCGTACAAATTGGTTTGCTTATGGCATTGCCAATGATGATGGAAATTGGCCTTGAAAGGGGATTTCGCAAGGCATTAAGTGATTTCATATTGATGCAACTACAATTAGCCCCCGTATTTTTTACGTTTTCTCTTGGAACAAAAACACATTATTATGGTAGGACATTGCTTCATGGAGGGGCACAATATAGAGGTACTGGCCGTGGTTTCGTAGTGTTCCATGCCAAGTTTGCTGATAACTACAGGCTGTATTCCCGCAGCCATTTTGTTAAAGGAATTGAGCTGCTGATTCTGCTTGTTGTATATCATATTTTGGGGCAGTCATATCGAGGTGTAGTTTCATATATCTTGATTACTGTATCGATGTGGTTCATGGTCGGTACCTGGCTATTCGCTCCATTCCTCTTCAATCCATCAGGATTCGAGTGGCAAAAGATTGTGGATGACTGGACAGATTGGAATAAATGGATAAACAACCGCGGAGGTATTGGTGTACCTCCGGAAAAGAGTTGGGAATCCTGGTGGGAAAAAGAGCAGAAGCATCTTCGATACTCTGGGAAGCGGGGAATTATTATGGAGATATTTCTGGCATTGCGCTTTTTCATCTTTCAATTTGGCCTTGTATATCATCTCAGCTTTatcaaaaccaagagttttCTG GTTTACGGTGTTTCATGGGCTGTGATCattctaatattattattgatgAAG GCTATGTCTGTCGGAAGGAGAAGGCTCAGCGCCAACTTTCAGCTGTTATTTCGACTGATCAAGGGTCTaatttttataacgtttctGACCATTTTTATCACACTGATAGCACTTCCGCATATGAGTTTTAAAGATGTTGTTGTCTGCATTCTCGCATTCATGCCCACCGGGTGGGGACTGCTCCTG ATTGCACAAGCCTGTAAACCATTGATACAACGTGCTGGGTTTTGGGGATCGGTGAGGACGCTTGCTCGaggttatgaaataataatGGGGTTGCTTTTATTCACACCGGTTGCATTCTTGGCTTGGTTTCCATTTGTTTCCGAGTTCCAAACACGTATGCTATTCAACCAAGCATTTAGCAGAGGTCTACAGATTTCGCGTATTCTTGGTGGGCAGCGAAAAGACCGATCCTCAAAAAACAAAGAGTAG
- the LOC126667397 gene encoding callose synthase 1-like isoform X2 has protein sequence MAFELYGMLAGSVSPMTGEHIKPAYGGEDEAFLRKVVKPIYDIIAEEAGRGKGGKSKHSQWRNYDDLNEYFWSVDCFRLGWPMRADADFFCPTIEEFQLDKDEEKRRVIVDRWIGKVNFVEIRSFWHIFRSFDRMWSFFILCLQAMIIIAWHGSGELSSIFEGDVFKKVLSIFITSAILNFFQASIDIILSWKARKTMPFYVKLRYILKVLSAAAWVIILPVTYAFSWKNPSGFGQTIKKWFGNSINSPSLFILAILIYLSPNMLSALLFLFPIVRRLLERSNYKIVMLMMWWSQPRLYVGRGMHESSTALFKYTMFWVLLIVSKLAFSYYAEIKPLVGPTKAIKNVRLHNYEWHEFFPQAKNNIGVVITLWAPIVLVYFMDTQIWYAIYSTIYGGIYGAFRRLGEIRTLGMLRSRFQSLPGAFNACLIPVENSEKAKRKGLKATFSRKFNEITSDKEKEEARFAQMWNKIITSFRDEDLINNREMDLMLVPYWTDDDLDLIQWPPFLLASKIPIALDMAKDSNGRDRELKKRLASDNYMHCAVRECYASFKSIIKFLVLGEREKLVMDDIFFRIDEYIQKDTLIGELNMSALPILYDQFVNLIEYLLENKKEDKDKVVILLLDMLEVVTRDIMDDEFPSLLESSHGGSYGKHEEMTLNRQYQFFGMLKYPVPETEAWKEKIRRLHLLLTVKESAMDVPSNLQARRRISFFSNSLFMDMPTAPKVRNMLSFTVLTPYYDEEVLYSINLLEKPNEDGVSILFYLQKIFPDEWTNFLERVGCSSEEELRASDELEEELRLWASYRGQTLTKTVRGMMYYRKALELQAFLDMATKQELMKGYKAAESSSEEQSKSERSLWAQCQAVADMKFAYVVSCQRYGIHKRSADPRAKDILRLMTIYPSLRVAYIDEVEETSKDKSKKTVEKVYYSALVKAGPPTKLIDSSQSVQNLDQVIYRIKLPGPAMLGEGKPENQNHAIIFTRGEGLQTIDMNQDNYMEEAFKMRNVLQEFLHKHDGVRFPTILGLREHIFTGSVSSLAWFMSNQETSFVTIGQRLLASPLKVRFHYGHPDVFDRLFHLTRGGVSKASKVVNLSEDIFAGFNSTLREGNVTHHEYIQVGKGRDVGLNQISMFEAKIANGNGEQTLSRDIYRLGHRFDFFRMLSCYFTTIGFYFSTLLTVLTVYVFLYGRLYLALSGLEKGLNTERAIRDNKSLQVALASQSIVQIGLLMALPMMMEIGLERGFRKALSDFILMQLQLAPVFFTFSLGTKTHYYGRTLLHGGAQYRGTGRGFVVFHAKFADNYRLYSRSHFVKGIELLILLVVYHILGQSYRGVVSYILITVSMWFMVGTWLFAPFLFNPSGFEWQKIVDDWTDWNKWINNRGGIGVPPEKSWESWWEKEQKHLRYSGKRGIIMEIFLALRFFIFQFGLVYHLSFIKTKSFLVYGVSWAVIILILLLMKAMSVGRRRLSANFQLLFRLIKGLIFITFLTIFITLIALPHMSFKDVVVCILAFMPTGWGLLLIAQACKPLIQRAGFWGSVRTLARGYEIIMGLLLFTPVAFLAWFPFVSEFQTRMLFNQAFSRGLQISRILGGQRKDRSSKNKE, from the exons ATGGCATTTGAATTGTATGGGATGTTGGCTGGGAGTGTCAGTCCAATGACCGGTGAGCACATAAAACCAGCATACGGAGGTGAAGATGAGGCTTTCTTAAGGAAAGTGGTTAAACCAATATATGATATAATAGCAGAG GAAGCCGGACGGGGTAAAGGAGGAAAGTCAAAACATTCGCAATGGAGAAACTATGATGATTTAAATGAGTACTTTTG GTCGGTTGATTGTTTTCGCTTAGGTTGGCCCATGCGTGCCGATGCTGATTTTTTCTGCCCAACGATAGAAGAGTTTCAGCTTGATAAAGATGAG GAGAAGAGGCGAGTTATTGTGGATCGATGGATTGGCAAAGTTAATTTTGTAGAAATACGATCATTTTGGCATATTTTCAGAAGTTTCGACAGAATGTGGAGCTTTTTCATCTTGTGTTTACAG GCAATGATCATCATTGCTTGGCATGGATCAGGGGAACTGAGTTCCATATTTGAAGGGGATGTGTTCAAGAAAGTTCTAAGCATTTTCATTACTTCTGCTATACTAAACTTTTTTCAAG CTTCGATCGACATAATTTTAAGCTGGAAGGCTAGGAAGACCATGCCATTTTATGTTAAACTAAGATATATCTTAAAGGTTTTATCAGCTGCAGCATGGGTCATAATTCTACCAGTAACTTATGCTTTTAGTTGGAAAAATCCTTCAGGTTTTGGACAAACTATCAAGAAATGGTTTGGAAATAGTATAAATTCCCCTTCTCTATTCATTTTGGCCATTCTCATTTACTTGTCACCAAATATGCTCTCTGCATTGTTATTTCTTTTCCCAATTGTTCGTCGGCTTCTTGAGCGATCAAACTACAAAATAGTGATGCTCATGATGTGGTGGTCTCAG CCTCGTCTTTATGTTGGAAGAGGAATGCACGAAAGCTCCACTGCACTTTTTAA GTACACCATGTTTTGGGTTCTCCTAATTGTGTCAAAATTGGCATTCAGTTATTATGCAGAG ATTAAGCCTCTCGTGGGTCCAACAAAAGCTATCAAGAACGTTCGTCTACACAACTATGAGTGGCATGAATTCTTTCCTCAAG CCAAGAACAATATTGGTGTTGTGATTACATTATGGGCTCCCATTGTCCTT GTCTATTTTATGGATACTCAGATTTGGTATGCTATTTATTCAACCATATATGGAGGTATATATGGTGCATTTCGCCGTCTTGGTGAG ATACGAACATTAGGAATGTTGAGGTCTCGATTCCAATCATTACCTGGGGCCTTTAATGCATGCTTGATTCCAGTGGAAAATAGCGAGAAGGCCAAGAGAAAAGGACTGAAAGCCACTTTTTCCCGGAAATTCAATGAG ATTACATCCGACAAAGAGAAAGAGGAAGCAAGATTTGCACAGATGTGGAATAAAATAATCACTAGCTTCAGGGACGAGGATTTGATAAATAACAG GGAAATGGACTTGATGCTTGTTCCATATTGGACTGATGATGATTTGGACCTCATTCAATGGCCTCCCTTTTTGCTAGCTAGCAAG ATCCCAATAGCACTGGATATGGCGAAAGACAGCAATGGAAGAGACCGTGAACTTAAAAAGAGGCTGGCTTCAGACAATTACATGCATTGTGCAGTTCGTGAATGTTATGCTTCATTCAAAAGCATCATTAAATTTCTGGTATTAGGAGAAAGGGAAAAATT AGTTATGGATGATATTTTCTTCCGAATTGATGAGTACATACAAAAGGACACCCTCATAGGGGAATTGAATATGAGTGCTCTCCCAATTCTCTACGATCAATTTGTGAATCTTATCGAATATCTG TTAGAAAATAAGAAAGAGGATAAGGATAAAGTAGTCATTCTGTTGCTCGACATGCTAGAGGTGGTGACGAGAGATATAATGGACGATGAGTTTCCAAG tttACTCGAGTCAAGTCATGGTGGATCTTATGGGAAACATGAGGAAATGACACTTAATCGGCAGTATCAGTTTTTCGGCATGCTAAAGTATCCAGTACCAGAGACCGAAGCTTGGAAAGAAAAA ATCAGAAGGCTTCATCTATTGCTCACTGTGAAAGAGTCGGCTATGGATGTTCCGTCCAACTTGCAAGCTAGGAGGAGAATTTCTTTTTTCTCCAATTCATTGTTCATGGACATGCCTACTGCACCCAAAGTTCGAAACATGCTTTCATTTAC TGTACTAACTCCTTACTACGATGAAGAGGTTTTGTACTCCATTAACCTCCTGGAGAAGCCAAATGAAGATGGTGTTTCTATCCTTTTTTACTTGCAAAAAATCTTTCCAG ATGAATGGACAAACTTCCTTGAGCGAGTTGGATGCAGTAGTGAGGAAGAACTCAGAGCATCTGATGAACTAGAAGAGGAACTTCGCTTATGGGCATCATACAGAGGCCAAACACTGACCAAAACCG TACGAGGTATGATGTATTACCGGAAAGCCTTAGAACTTCAGGCATTTCTTGATATGGCAACAAAACAAG AATTGATGAAGGGCTACAAAGCTGCTGAATCAAGTAGTGAAGAACAGTCAAAGAGTGAAAGGTCACTCTGGGCACAATGTCAGGCAGTCGCTGATATGAAATTCGCTTATGTTGTCTCATGTCAGCGATATGGAATTCATAAGCGATCAGCTGACCCACGTGCTAAAGACATTTTGAGACTTATGACAAT CTATCCATCCCTTCGCGTAGCATACATTGACGAGGTCGAAGAAACTAGTAAAGATAAATCTAAGAAGACAGTTGAGAAGGTTTATTATTCAGCTCTTGTCAAAGCAGGACCTCCAACCAAGCTGATTGATTCTTCTCAGTCAGTTCAAAATCTAGACCAG GTAATATATAGGATTAAGCTTCCAGGACCTGCAATGTTAGGTGAGGGAAAGCCGGAAAATCAAAATCATGCCATTATTTTTACACGGGGAGAGGGTTTGCAAACAATTGATATGAATCAG GATAACTATATGGAAGAAGCCTTCAAAATGCGGAACGTGCTCCAAGAATTTCTTCATAAGCATGATGGTGTCCGATTTCCAACGATACTTGGGTTGAGGGAGCATATATTCACTGGCAG TGTTTCGTCTCTTGCATGGTTTATGTCGAATCAAGAGACGAGTTTTGTTACGATTGGGCAGAGATTGTTGGCTAGTCCTTTGAA AGTGCGGTTCCACTATGGTCATCCAGATGTGTTTGATAGACTGTTTCATCTGACTAGAGGAGGAGTTAGCAAAGCTTCAAAAGTTGTCAATTTAAGCGAGGACATATTTGCAG GTTTTAATTCTACGTTGCGGGAAGGAAATGTTACTCATCATGAATACATTCAAGTTGGTAAAGGAAGGGATGTGGGTCTTAATCAGATTTCTATGTTTGAGGCAAAGATAGCTAATGGAAACGGTGAACAAACATTAAGTCGCGACATTTATAGGCTTGGgcatcgatttgattttttccGCATGCTTTCATGTTATTTCACTACTATTGGTTTCTACTTCAGTACCTTG TTAACCGTTCTCACAGTGTATGTATTTCTTTACGGGCGCCTGTATCTTGCTCTTAGTGGGCTTGAAAAAGGGCTGAATACAGAGCGAGCTATCAGAGACAACAAATCTCTTCAAGTAGCACTGGCTTCTCAATCTATCGTACAAATTGGTTTGCTTATGGCATTGCCAATGATGATGGAAATTGGCCTTGAAAGGGGATTTCGCAAGGCATTAAGTGATTTCATATTGATGCAACTACAATTAGCCCCCGTATTTTTTACGTTTTCTCTTGGAACAAAAACACATTATTATGGTAGGACATTGCTTCATGGAGGGGCACAATATAGAGGTACTGGCCGTGGTTTCGTAGTGTTCCATGCCAAGTTTGCTGATAACTACAGGCTGTATTCCCGCAGCCATTTTGTTAAAGGAATTGAGCTGCTGATTCTGCTTGTTGTATATCATATTTTGGGGCAGTCATATCGAGGTGTAGTTTCATATATCTTGATTACTGTATCGATGTGGTTCATGGTCGGTACCTGGCTATTCGCTCCATTCCTCTTCAATCCATCAGGATTCGAGTGGCAAAAGATTGTGGATGACTGGACAGATTGGAATAAATGGATAAACAACCGCGGAGGTATTGGTGTACCTCCGGAAAAGAGTTGGGAATCCTGGTGGGAAAAAGAGCAGAAGCATCTTCGATACTCTGGGAAGCGGGGAATTATTATGGAGATATTTCTGGCATTGCGCTTTTTCATCTTTCAATTTGGCCTTGTATATCATCTCAGCTTTatcaaaaccaagagttttCTG GTTTACGGTGTTTCATGGGCTGTGATCattctaatattattattgatgAAG GCTATGTCTGTCGGAAGGAGAAGGCTCAGCGCCAACTTTCAGCTGTTATTTCGACTGATCAAGGGTCTaatttttataacgtttctGACCATTTTTATCACACTGATAGCACTTCCGCATATGAGTTTTAAAGATGTTGTTGTCTGCATTCTCGCATTCATGCCCACCGGGTGGGGACTGCTCCTG ATTGCACAAGCCTGTAAACCATTGATACAACGTGCTGGGTTTTGGGGATCGGTGAGGACGCTTGCTCGaggttatgaaataataatGGGGTTGCTTTTATTCACACCGGTTGCATTCTTGGCTTGGTTTCCATTTGTTTCCGAGTTCCAAACACGTATGCTATTCAACCAAGCATTTAGCAGAGGTCTACAGATTTCGCGTATTCTTGGTGGGCAGCGAAAAGACCGATCCTCAAAAAACAAAGAGTAG